In Primulina huaijiensis isolate GDHJ02 chromosome 4, ASM1229523v2, whole genome shotgun sequence, the DNA window AAAAACCAGACTATAGTAGTGGGGTTCCATGCTCTTTCGAAAGTAAAATATCACAAGCTTCTGGTGTTGACAAAGCTTTAATTTTGAATGCTAGCTCTGTTCATCATCTTGAAATGAGTAAAGAGAAGTGTGTCAAAGTCGACCCTGATGCAAGGATCGGTGAAAAGTTAATGGAATTTGAAACTCACATAGACTTAAACGTTGGTGTAACCGCCAATGGGACATTTCCATCTTTGTCATGTAACGATGTTGGGACTAAATCTGCTGGAGAGACAGACTTGGAGGCTCCTGTGAGTCCAGAGAACAAGGAGGGTTTTCCGCCAAGAGGAAAATCCAAGGATATGCTACTTGGTACTCCTAGTCTTTTATCTGAACGAGGAGAATCTAAAcctgagattgaacatgatggGATTGCTGCAGAGACTTTACTCTTAATATCCTCAGCTATAAGGCAGGACTTTAACTTAAGTAACTGTCTGTATTGGCTTGCTGAAATAGCTACTGTGACTGGTAATACCGAGGACCAAGAAAACAAGGTTATGGAACTGCGAAATGGCTCAACCAACGACGAGTTTAAGGATGCGGCACTGATGCTATCTCAGAAAAAGGCCCTAAATCTCTCTCGCGAAGTCAATAAAGAGAAAGAAAGAGTTACTCTGTCCTGTAGATCATTAAAGGGCCGTGCAACTAAAGACCATCACACGGTTAAACCATTCCAGAGAACATGTTCATCAAAGAGAAACGTAGGAAAGAATTCGAATGAAACACCCAAAACCCACTCCAGATCATATCCTTCAAATGCCAAGAAAACAATGGCCTCCATTCTGAAAGTACCGGCGACTCGCAGTAAAGTTGGAGTTCTGCAGAGTTGGGGAAAGATAAAGAAACGGCAACGTGGTCCTAGACGTTGTGCTAGTAAGTTTCTTACCATCAGCTGAGTTTGTCCCAGAGGTATGAAGTGTAATTTTGTTTCTTTATAGGTGATATGATAAACATCATTTATGTTACTGATTAAACTGTGAGGCCTTAGAGGCATGAACAGCTTTGTACATATGAAATTGTTGTTTAATGAACTATGTTTGGTCGTAGACAATTTTTATCAGATTCTTTGAAGTTTGTTACTATTTGTTCAATTAACCATGGAAGTAGGACTCCACAGTAAAAACTGGATGCATAACTTCATCGTTTGGTTCGTGAGATGagataattaatcaattatacaaaaattataaatcaataaataaatatatatatgtgtgtgtggcgTAATGATTTATAACTTCGAACTTTATAGAACTTGAGTCAGATATTGGATAAAACAAATACTTGTAATCAACTAAAATCTCGTCTTTTGCATTATACCGATTAGGAGGTTAAGACGAATGATTATTGTCcttgtttttgttatttttattgtgGATATATCAATTCTAGAAATTGTAGCATATATGCACACTGTTTTATTTTTACAAGTACTGATATTTTTGTTATCTACTTATGATTTAGATTTAGTTTTCCATTCATTATAGTTAttagagtagatctcttgtgagacagtctcacgaatttttatctgtgagacgggtcaatcttaccgatattcacaataaaaagtaataatcttagcataaaaagtaatattttttcatggatgactcaaataagagatctgtctcacaaaatatgacatgtgagaccatctcacacaagtttttgcctacatATTACAACATGAAAATATGGTAATAAAAATCTGAtagagattatttaatttatgctcaaaatatttaattttatgatcatcgttaaaataaaaataataatataaaagaaTTAGTTATTGTCCGATTTTGGTTACTATAATCAATTTCTAAGGGCGAAGTGTGACAAAGCGTAATAGTAGGTTTTAAGACAAGTATACTTTATTTTAGTATGAgattaaatgttaaaaaaatattttttaaaaaaatatatttcaaattatgtTAACTCAATCaatatataatgtatatataggtaaatttgatttaaatactcgtatttaaatttaaatttgcaTTTAGTTCCTGtcataaaaattatatgtttgcACTCTCTGATCCATTACAAAATGTGTTTGCACTCTTCGATCTTACATGTCTTTTCTCATATTAAAatctttacaaaatattaaaaatataatattaatatatgatatttgagtagcAACTGTTTCAGATATCTTACTAACATACGATTTTTGAATACTCAAACATGCATAACAAATATTTGTATTAATGACACATTTGTCTTTCAAATGAAAATGAgtgcaaaacattgaaaatatgatactaatatattatatttaagtaTAATCTGTTTCAAATCTGgtactaatatataatatttaagtaCCCAAACATGTGTAGCACATGCTGATATtaataaagttattttaattttataatcaaaatcttaataaagttattttaattttataatcaaaatcTTATCTTTTGTACCAAGTTTAAAACATTTGAtccaaaatatcatataaattagtattatattttcaatgttttgtactAATTTTCATACCAAAAGACAAATATCTCATTAACACAAATATTTACTATACATGTTTTGGCattttttaaacatagactATAATTAGTTTATACCAACATTGGTGTTTCATAATCGTCATAATGAGTGGACACATtctcatttttaaaattgaaattaatttttttattttagtatcTTGTAATCATCGTACATGATTATGCTCAAAGGTTCCATTTCCTCTCATAGGAATTTACAGATACAGACAATATAGAGAGATCCTATTCACAAAATAAGCTAAAAACTCTTGTAAAATCTCATCAAATGATACATATACATTGGTTGAGACACTACACTAATTGCTATACACGGTCCACTTGGGTTTTTAAATATTGTTAGAATCATGAAACATACACAAGACTCTTATGAAAGTTACACAGTATCAACGtgatttttatgattcaaaGGTGGTCAGGTCATACGAAAGATGCTCAACATAGCATGGTATGAACACACTATCTATTCCCAGTCGGTATCGAAAAACCCCGCATCTTTCATCTCCGAGTAGTATGCACTATCCAAAAGCCAATCTTCCTCCTGGAAAtgaattaatttgtttttaatacTATTTGCATCTGTTGAACACCAAGCTGCACTATTTATCAGATGAAAACACAGTTACCTGGAAAAAGTCTGCGAGAAAAGTAGCGTACAGAAAAGGAAGATAGAGGGAATGGCGACAGATTATTATCATATTGTACAACCTGAAAAAAGAGCCGCAATTTCATAAACAGACTGGACAAGGATAAAAGGATGCAACGACTCTGTCGAGGGGTATTGGTTGTGAGCATGATACCTACCAAAGTCCAAAGCCAAAACGAATTCCAGTGAGTCCATTTGCAAACAATCCTACAACGTTTGTTATGAACATGACAACCACGTAGTTGTAGAATGACGGCCTTGCTGCATTTTgttccattatttttttttatacagaaTAGGCTATGAAGTCAGTCCGAGGAAAGAAACAAAATTAATGGAAATAATTCAATCTTGAAGAAGTTGTTTCGACTCACGTGGCAACCTATCTTTCCACTTGGAATAGTGCACAAAGAGTATGTAGCTATAGACTGCTGTAAGCATCAAAGTGTGAACAAACAGAACACTCCATTTCCCCCAATGTGAAGCATCGGCATTAATGAAAAGTGGCACCCCAAATCCAAAGACTACTATTGCCTGTCCATTGACAAAAACGATCACATACCTTCAGTGCCACCACACATTAAAGTTAACGTTGTCAGAAATAAGTCATTCAGTATATCGCCTACAACAAGATGTCAAGAGTACAGGAACTTGTTGAATTTTCTTTGATGAGGAACTTTATGCCATCATTTTTAGGTTGAGCTGCGTGATTTTACAATGGAAATTGGTATCACTAAAATTTTCAAGTATTCTAATAGTTCTACGGATTTCTTGTCACCACACATGTTATCTCCTTTGAATGGGCTTGAGCTAGAGTCAAAACATTAACTCGATAATCCATTGGTAGGAGAAAAAGGAGATATCGTTCAAAATTAAAAGGTTGATCCACTAGCCGCAGTTGTTGCTTGCATTATATGCAAACAATAAATTCCCATATATTAGGAAATCCGTCACATATGAGATGTCACATGTGATATACTGTTGGGTTATTTAAAaccaaaatcaataaaattatagtTGGTAAAATTTAATATGAATGTGGTGtctaaataaagaataaataaaggTAAAATAAGAGTAGAAGGTGCATATGGAAATGCGACAACAATGATCCAGAATAGAATGGTCCTGACAGATGAACAACATTGACAAAATGAAACAGTCTGGGACAAATAATGAGATGTGATGGAAGAATACTCACAGACAAAGTAAAACCATAGGATCCTTTGATGAACTAGGAATATGATTTTGTTAGGCTTGTTTCAAATCTTAATCATTTTTCCAACGCTAGCAATAATATAATGGAATATGAAAGGTAATTACACTTACACCCTAgctcaaatataaattttaggttcaatattgcTCCTTCATATACAAATAATCCAATTTTCAGGACCTAATTGGCTAAAGTAAAAAATACTGTTTCCAGAGGGTTTTATGTTGTAAAAAGCAGTTTTCTAAAAAGCTATACATAGGCGGCCACCCACTATCTAGCGTCTAGGCGGCCGACTAAGCGGTTTTGTCTTTTTTAACCTAAATATCTAATTCTTCTTGTCCATCTTCATATTTCTCCAACACTTCCTCGATATtggattcaaactcaaaatccaTGGCATCTTCCTATTCTTCATCCGATACAAATTGATAGGAAAATATGTcaaataatctttttaaaaaattaaatattaatctaGGTAGATGCCAAGCCGGATTTTGAGTCGCCTAGGGTCCGATTAATGTAACAACGTCCAAAGACATCGCCGTTGTAAAAATCGGGGAGGAGGGTCGCCCACCGCCTAGGCGGCAACTTTTAGAACACTGGTAATAAGGTATATTTTGTTTCCACTCTCACTTTACCTATAGAAATATAGGTAcaaaaaaaagaatttctaaCGAGGAACTATATTAAGAGTCTTAAAGCAATCAACCACTTTAGAAGTCATGGTCACTGCCAGAAGGTTATCTTTGGCTAGAAGAATTTTGTGGCAATAAATCCTATCAGATTGTTTGAGTCATGTAGCAATCAATAGATTTCCTTAACTTCTAGATTAAGCTTTTTTTCAGTCAAAACAATGAATTTGGTTATTGGAGTCACATGAAAAATGAAATTCATGATTCCAAATTTATTACTCTAAAATGCTTTAATCCAAACGAAACCtaacagaattttcaaattcttgaATTACAAGACAAAAaggaacaaaaataaaataagccaaGACATGTAGTAAGCTAGTATAATAATGCAAAAATGTGCATGAACTGAACTCATTCCAAAAGCTTGGATCAAGTATAATAAGGGAGAAAACTAAGTTAACAAGGAGTGAGCTAAGAAACTGAAGAAAGTATATATCCATTTAACAAGTTAGTTGGCATATCAATAAGACAGATGTTACCTGAATAAGTATATCAACTGCTACAATTGAACCTGAAACCATGAAAGTGTGGGCTAGGGCCTCCAATCCACTAGAATAATTTTCCTGGAGAAGAAAAGGAAGTAGGCTAATTTCTAAAGATAGCATTCCACATTCTGTGAACAAGGATAACAGGTTCCAAGCAATTGTCTTCCCAGGATCACATCGCCATGCCTGTTTCATCACATAAGTCAATACCATAAAAACTAGAGATTTGGAGTCTATTATCAATCAAAAATTTCATTGGCCGGTTGTACAAGTAAACATTCCTTGGGAAAAGAAGTCAtcaaacacaattttttttttacttgataGCAGGTTATTTTCTATGAAACGAGTGAAACTCGGACAGGAATGTAACTTTAAAAAGTAAAGCTTTAGGTGCAGTAAATTAATAGCTTTACTAAATCCACCGAAATACAGAACTAAATGCCCAAGGCAAGCTAAAGCTCGAGAGTTCCCTAAAGCCTAATCGCTTTATTGTGtgcaaacaaaaaatattaatatttaatactattaaaatcaaataaaaatggtTAAACCTTTTGGAACATATTTCACAAGAGGGTCGTCCCCCAGGCCAAAGCTATTTCGTCAGTCATGCCAAGCAAAGACATAAACCATTATTCTAAAATAACTACGAGCCATAACTGTAGAATATTCATGAATGACAACTACCATTCACTCCAAAAACTAGAAGAATACAAAAGCTGGATGCGTAGAAATATGACAAACTTCGTACCGGCGGAATTCAATATTCCAAGAAATGAAGCTACAGAAAGGATTGCCAAAACATGGAAACTACATACACCACAGTAATCACACAAAAAATCCATGCATTTAAGTTTTCATTGCCTCAAAAGTTATGGAAACATTAaagtatgaaaaaaaaataaagacagCCGTTTCTTTTTCACAATATATAATCCAGCAATAATGATTTATACCAAGGAaaataagcaaaaaaaaaaaatcgaaaatctaCCTGAAGAATAGACCACGCCAAATTCAGAATAGCTGCGAACCAAAGGAGCCCGTAGAACGCAATCATAACATAAGACTTCCGGTGCCTGAGCTTCTTCACACTGCGATTCGCCTGAAACCCAAGGTACAGCACCAACAAAGCGGATGGTACAACCATAGATGCATCGCGCCAGAAGCCGCCGCAGCCGGAGCTGTACCATCTGGAACCCTCATCAATTTCGATTGCAAAGGGAGGATCGGTGATATTTTGCGCGGATAAAGTGGAATTAGGATTCGACATCAACTCATCCAATTATAATCTCAATTTCTATCGGAGAATTGTTAGGTTAAAAATTGCAGATTTGATCGAACTTCCAAGgctttataaattaattaaacctGATAAACTTCGCTTCTCGTGATCTAaatattgttgattttttttttccgtttaccaaaatattatataatattttatttaaaaatattatttctattacTATTTGTTTGCCCATAAAATTATTTGTAATGAAAAAATTCAGTGTGCTTGACGGGTCGAAATTCAAACAAAAAGGTACGGAGATCATGTGATGGAAGGAAAAGGGGTAATTAGTAATTAAATGTATCTTCGTCAACTATGcaaaaatattacttgaaatgacaaaataaaaCATACAAAAAACGATACACATAAAATATTTGACgtagacaaaaacttatgtgagacggtctcacgggtcgtattttgtgatacggatctcttatttgggtcatccatgaaaaaaatataagagtattacttttattgtgaatatcgataggattgatccgtcttacagataaaaattcgtgagaccgtctcacgaaagACCTACTCTTTGACGTAATCGTTGGTCTTTCATTTTCACGGTTATAAAATACTGATCAATACATATCATTATTTTCATACCAACACTCCAAAAACatccttttcaatttttttgcaCAAGACAAATTGTTCATTCAAATATTCCGCCATTATTAACGTAGTTGAACCAATTCTCATTCAAGCTCCCAGCTGTTCATTCATCCGACCATAAACCACTTTTGATACtgcaatattttcttaattaatcacTCCAAACCAGTCATCATCCATTTGATATTAAAGGTATAATACTTCTTTGCTGATCAAATAATCTTAAagttcgagttcgagttcgaATTCAGTTCTTGTTCATACGACTAGTTTAGATTACACGATTTGCTACTAAAATATCAACATTACGAGAAATGAGAAGGGTGCACGGACGAGAACTTTTGCTTTATTTCACATTACATTTGGtgagaaacataaaaaaaaagccTTCGAAGAAGCCACACTTTAGAGACAAAAACTCCAGTACCGACAACCAAAAATATATTCAAGACTTCACAATAACATCTCAGACTATTATTAATCATCCATTTCATCGTCATCGAGTATTTCTTCAATCTTAATTCTCTTTACTGCTTGAACAGGATCGGATTGTGTCCCATTCGGTAGATGAATCAATATATCAGATTTCTCCCCAGTGGCAGCATTCACAAGACCCCCATTCGTCTCAACAGTATACACCAATTCTTTTCCATCAACAGATGCATCAATATACACAGTCGAATTTTCATCGATTTCCTCTCGTATTAGCATTTTCGACAATTGAGTTACTACCCTTTTCTCCAGCCACCTTCTTATAGGTCTTGCACCATAAACCTGAAAACAAGAAACAAGTATGATCAGAAACATCCTAATGTGTCACGAATTATGATGGCATAGGTGAAAGTGAAAGTTTTGCTTACAGGATCATAGCTTTCAGCTAATATGACATCTAGTGCTGATTCAGTCACGCCCATTGCAATGCCTCTCTCAGCCAGGCGACTTGCAACATCTTTCAGCTGTAAACGACACACTTTCCTCAGTTGGTCATGAGAAAGAGGGTCGAATACCACAATTTCATCCAGTCGGTTCAGCAACTCGGGCTTGAAGTGTTTTCTCACCTATAATATGGAATAAAATTGAACAGGTTAGCTATATGGCAAATAAGTTACTAAATTTTTCCTCTAGAACCATGAAATGCAAGTATGATCGTTACCTCTTGCATCACCATCTCCCGAGCGCTCTCCATTGTACACTTTCCCAATAATCCTTTCAAAAGGTACTCGGCTCCAATATTAGAGGTCATTATAATGACAGTGTTAGTGAAGTCAACAGTTCGGCCTTGGCCATCAGTTAGTCTTCCGTCGTCTAAAACTTGAAGTAACGTGTTAAATACAGTGGGATGTGCTTTCTCTACTTCATCAAAAAGAATGACACAGTACGGCCGTCTCCTCACAGCTTCTGTTAGTTGCCCACCTTCCTCATGCCCAACATAACTATCAAATGACATGCACAAGCATGATAAGAAAAATGTTGTGATGATTACACAGTCctaagcatgaaacaaataaaaG includes these proteins:
- the LOC140975574 gene encoding protein CANDIDATE G-PROTEIN COUPLED RECEPTOR 2-like; this encodes MSNPNSTLSAQNITDPPFAIEIDEGSRWYSSGCGGFWRDASMVVPSALLVLYLGFQANRSVKKLRHRKSYVMIAFYGLLWFAAILNLAWSILQAWRCDPGKTIAWNLLSLFTECGMLSLEISLLPFLLQENYSSGLEALAHTFMVSGSIVAVDILIQAIVVFGFGVPLFINADASHWGKWSVLFVHTLMLTAVYSYILFVHYSKWKDRLPPRPSFYNYVVVMFITNVVGLFANGLTGIRFGFGLWLYNMIIICRHSLYLPFLYATFLADFFQEEDWLLDSAYYSEMKDAGFFDTDWE